In Marinobacter sp. M3C, the genomic stretch GGCTCGGCCGGCGCCTAATGTGTCCATAGCGCCAGCGCGAATCATCGCTTCTAGCGCGCGTTTGTTCACTTTCTTCAGGTCGACCCGGCGACAAAAGTCGAACAGGTCAATGAACGGCCCGTCTTTTTTTCGCGCCGTAACAATGCTATCAATGGGCCCCTCACCCAAGCCTTTGATAGCACCCAAGCCATACACCACCTGTCCATCGTCGTTAGCGGTGAAGGCGTATTCCGAGGTACTTACATCCGGCAGCACCAACTCCAGTTTCAGGCTACGGCATTCTTCCACCAGCGTAACCACCTTGTCGGTGTTCTGCATATCGGCGGTGAGCACGGCGGCCATAAATTCGGCGGTGTAGTGAGTCTTTAGCCAGAGGGTCTGGTAGGACACCAAAGCATAAGCGGCGGAGTGGGATTTGTTAAAACCGTAACCGGCAAATTTTTCCACTAGGTCGAAGATATTTTCTGCCAAGGTTTTATCAATATTATTGCCTGCACAACCATCCAGAAAAAACTGCTTCTGCTTCGCCATTTCTTCGGGTTTTTTCTTACCCATGGCGCGGCGCAGCATGTCCGCGTTACCCAGACTGTAACCCCCCATCACCTGGGCGATCTGCATCACCTGTTCCTGGTACAGGATAACGCCGTAGGTGGGCTCCAATACCGGCTTCAGACCTTCATACTGATAATCCGGGTGCGGGAAAGACATTGGCTGCTTGCCGTGCTTTCGGTCAATAAAGTCGTCTACCATGCCCGACTGCAACGGGCCTGGGCGGAACAGCGCCACCAGGGCGATCATGTCTTCCAGGGAATCCGGCTGCAGGCGCCGGATCAGGTCCTTCATGCCTCGGGATTCCAGCTGGAACACGGCGGTGGTTTCGGCCTTTTTCAGCATCACGAACGAGGCTGGGTCGTCCAGCGGAATCTCGCTGATGTCCACCGGCTTCAACCCGCGCTTTTCCCGCCGCGGATTGATCATTTTCAGCGCCCAATCGATGATGGTCAGCGTTCGCAGGCCGAGAAAGTCGAACTTCACCAGACCGGCGTCTTCCACATCGTTTTTGTCGAACTGGGTTACCAAGCTGCCGCCGTCGTCATCGCAATACAGCGGCGAAAAGTCAGTGATCTTGGTGGGCGCAATCACCACCCCGCCAGCGTGTTTGCCAGCGTTACGGCACACGCCTTCAAGCTTGACCGCCATTTCCCAGATTTCCTGGGCTTCTTCGTCTTGCGCCAGAAATTCCTTAAGTGACGGTTCCTGCTCTACGGCCTTGGCCAGGGTCATACCCACTTCAAACGGGATCATTTTGGACAGTTTGTCCGCCAGCCCGTAAGACTTGCCCTGCACCCTCGCTACATCACGCACCACGGCTTTGGCGGCCATGGTGCCAAACGTAATGATCTGCGATACCGCTTCACGACCGTATTTTTCGGCCACATAGGCGATGACTCGATCGCGGCCTTCCATACAGAAGTCGACGTCGAAGTCGGGCATGGAGACCCGCTCGGGGTTCAAAAAGCGCTCGAACAGCAGATCGTATTGCAGCGGGTCCAGGTCCGTAATCAACTGAGCGTAGGCCACCAGGGAACCGGCACCGGAACCACGGCCAGGCCCTACCGGCACGCCGTTGTTCTTTGCCCACTTGATAAAGTCCATCACGATCAGAAAGTAGCCGGGGAAACCCATCTGGATGATGATATCCAGTTCAAATTTCAGCCGGTCGTAATAAGCCTGGCGCTTGCTGTCGTAATCCGGATCGTCTTTGGGCAGAGTTTTGGCCAGACGATCTTCCAACCCTTCTTCCGACACCTGGCGAAAGTAGTCGTCCATGGTCATGCCTTCAGGCACCGGATAGTTGGGCAGAAAGTATTCGCCCATGCGCACAGTGACCGAGCAGCGGCGGGCGATGGCCAGGGTGTTTTCCACGGCTTCGGGAATGTCGGCAAAAAGCTCGATCATTTCTTCAGCGCTGCGCAGGTGCTGTTGGTCACTAAAGCGGCGGTCGCGGCGCGGATCGTCCAGAGTGCGGCTTTCGCCAATGCATACCCGCGCTTCGTGGGCCTCAAAGTCTTCCGCATAAATAAAGTGGACATCGTTGGTGGCCACCACCGGCAAGCCCAATTCAGCCGCCAGCGCCACATTCAGGTGCAAGCAATCTTCATCACCTGCACGGCCAGTACGCTGAAGCTCCAAATAAAAACTGTCGGGGTACAGTTCGCGCCAATAGCAGGCCCGTTCACGGGCCAGCTTGGGCTTATCTGACAACATGGCCTTGGCGACATCACCCATTTTGCCACCCGAAAGCATAATCAGGCCCTGGCTGCGGGCTTTCAGCCATTCGCGCTTAATGATGGGCTTGCCAAAACGCTGACCTTCGGTATAACCCAGTGAAACAATCTCGGTCAGATTCAAGTAACCGTCGTTATTACTGGCCAGCAGGGTTGTGCGAAATGGGCTCTCTGGCTCGTCCGGGTTTTCAAGCCACAAATCGGCACCAATAATGGGCTTGACCCCGGCGCCAAGCGCGGCTTTGTAAAATCGCACCAGTGAAAACATGTTGGACTGTTCGGTGAGCCCGACAGCAGGCATACCCAGCTCCACTACCCGCTTGATCAACGGCTTTACCCGTACCAGACCATCCACCAAGGAGTGTTCAGAGTGAACGCGAAGATGTACAAAGGTCTGGGCAGTCATTGCAGATAATCCTGATTAAAACGAGAATACGGATAGCACAAATACAGTTGACCGCCATCAGCGGCCATTCACAGACCGATGGCGGCGCGAATACTGGCCTGGGTCTGTTCGCCAAACAGCACCTGCTGTAACTCGCCCTTTGGATTTATAACCAGCGTAGCCGGCAACGCAATAGGCGTTTGCCAGTCAAACTGCGGGCCTGGGTCTTGGTTCAGCAGATCAAAGCCGATGCCCATGCGCTCACCCAACTGGCTCAGTTCGGCATCGCTGATGCCATCAAAGTTAACGCCTAGCACGGTGATCGCCGGGTTCTGATTCAAGGCATTCAGTTCGGGAATTTCCTTCAGGCAGGGCTTACACCACTCGGCCCAGTAATTCACCAGTACCCATTGCCCGCGCAGATCGCTCCAAACCAGTGGCGCGCCTTCATTGCGCTCCAGCTCAATCTTGCTACAACCCGCCAGCGCAACCATCGCGGCAAACAAACATCCAATAGTCGCCAGGCGGCGGGTATTAAGGGCAAAACCGGTCACAGGGTATTGCAAGCAAAGTCCTCCTGTTAAGCTCCACGCCTGCGAATTCATATTCGCACGCCACGCATCTACTATTATGCACCTACAATCAGGCAAGAAGATGACAGAACCCACCCGAATTTTCCACAATCCCCGCTGTTCAAAATCCCGCCAGGCTTTGGATCTATTAACGGGCCACGGCATTCACCCTCACATTATACGTTATCTGGATACGCCGCCGACAGCGCCAGAGTTGGACATCATTTTGCAACAGCTTGCGCTGGA encodes the following:
- the dnaE gene encoding DNA polymerase III subunit alpha gives rise to the protein MTAQTFVHLRVHSEHSLVDGLVRVKPLIKRVVELGMPAVGLTEQSNMFSLVRFYKAALGAGVKPIIGADLWLENPDEPESPFRTTLLASNNDGYLNLTEIVSLGYTEGQRFGKPIIKREWLKARSQGLIMLSGGKMGDVAKAMLSDKPKLARERACYWRELYPDSFYLELQRTGRAGDEDCLHLNVALAAELGLPVVATNDVHFIYAEDFEAHEARVCIGESRTLDDPRRDRRFSDQQHLRSAEEMIELFADIPEAVENTLAIARRCSVTVRMGEYFLPNYPVPEGMTMDDYFRQVSEEGLEDRLAKTLPKDDPDYDSKRQAYYDRLKFELDIIIQMGFPGYFLIVMDFIKWAKNNGVPVGPGRGSGAGSLVAYAQLITDLDPLQYDLLFERFLNPERVSMPDFDVDFCMEGRDRVIAYVAEKYGREAVSQIITFGTMAAKAVVRDVARVQGKSYGLADKLSKMIPFEVGMTLAKAVEQEPSLKEFLAQDEEAQEIWEMAVKLEGVCRNAGKHAGGVVIAPTKITDFSPLYCDDDGGSLVTQFDKNDVEDAGLVKFDFLGLRTLTIIDWALKMINPRREKRGLKPVDISEIPLDDPASFVMLKKAETTAVFQLESRGMKDLIRRLQPDSLEDMIALVALFRPGPLQSGMVDDFIDRKHGKQPMSFPHPDYQYEGLKPVLEPTYGVILYQEQVMQIAQVMGGYSLGNADMLRRAMGKKKPEEMAKQKQFFLDGCAGNNIDKTLAENIFDLVEKFAGYGFNKSHSAAYALVSYQTLWLKTHYTAEFMAAVLTADMQNTDKVVTLVEECRSLKLELVLPDVSTSEYAFTANDDGQVVYGLGAIKGLGEGPIDSIVTARKKDGPFIDLFDFCRRVDLKKVNKRALEAMIRAGAMDTLGAGRAQLMASIGKAVLQAGQQSRNEAAGMVDMFGDALEAAADIDAYIDVADIREWSEKQRLKGEKNTLGLYLTGHPFDEYEREVRRFVRSSIADLKPNKSPQRVAGLVVAQRTMKTRTGSTMCFITLDDRSGRIEATLFSEAFFENRELLQSDQVIVVDGQVSHDDYSGQMKMRVNSVMDVASARQQFSRGLQLKLNENQLGNGLLDSLEKLLAPHRCEGSPVWIEYTSPAASTRIELGPSWRVEPNDSLLLELKYLVGDRSVELVYD
- a CDS encoding TlpA disulfide reductase family protein, producing the protein MQYPVTGFALNTRRLATIGCLFAAMVALAGCSKIELERNEGAPLVWSDLRGQWVLVNYWAEWCKPCLKEIPELNALNQNPAITVLGVNFDGISDAELSQLGERMGIGFDLLNQDPGPQFDWQTPIALPATLVINPKGELQQVLFGEQTQASIRAAIGL